The sequence GTGACCATCTTGCAGATGCAAAAAGCAATGTGATTATGGTAAATTCCAAAATCctgctaaataaaataaactagtTCTACTCAGTATCAGAGAACATGAACAGACATTTTGTAGCTTAGCTAAAAGAAAAGCATTGCATGATGAGTTTCTTCATAGCCTGTTTTACATCTTGGTTCCTTAGGCTGTAAATAAAAGGATTTAACATAGGAGTAATGATCGTGTAAGCCATGCTAACGATGCGATCATACTGGGAGGAGTAGTTTGATGGAGGGCGGATGTAAATAAATATTATGGTACCATAGAACAAGGATATGACCATAAGATGAGAAGAACAGGAGGAAAAGGCTTTGCTTCGGCTACTGCTGGTCTTTATTTTCACTATAGCCGAAGCAATGGCCACATAGGAAATAAGTATCAAAAGGAACGGAATAGTAATAACCATAGAACCTTCGGTGTATATTAGGAGCTCAGCTAGTGAAGTATTGGAGCAGGACAGTTTGAGAAGTGATGTCACATCACAGAAGAAGTGGTGGATCAGTCTGTCCTCACAGTATTTTAATTGTGATAGAGTATAAGTGTACAATATTGAATGTAGGCATGATGCCACCCAGCAACTGATATTCATCGTGAGCATAACCTTATCATTCATCAATGATAAGTAGCGTAAGGGAGTACAAACAGCTAAATATCGATCAAATGCCATGACTGACAGGAGAAAATTCTCAGTGGTGCCCAGAAGAACAAAGAAGAACATCTGCAGGAAACAGCCATGGAAGGAGATGGAGGTTCCTCCTCGAAGAATGCAGGACAGAAGCTTGGGAACCGTCATTGTAGAGAAAGAGAAGTCCACTACTGACAAGTTCACTAAGAAAAAGTACATTGGTGTGTGCAACTGTGCAGAAAGTATAATAGAACTTATTAAAAGTAAGTTAGCCGTCCATGTGAGGGCGTATATGACCACAAGGGTGGAGAAGAGAACACCGTGGTTGTAGTGAAGGTCTGAGAAGGCCAGAAGAGTAAAGCCGGAGGTAAGATTTACTTTTTCCATTACTTATGATATAAAAAGTTTCTTTGTGATAATACCAAATTCACATAATCCGATTCTACTTGTTGTATTTGCAGAATTCTCTTTTATGCCGTTCCTGACAATGAACATTGAGTACAGTATTGTATATTACTTTATTTTACTATTATAAATGCATTAAACCCTTTTgaaacaatgggccggattcagaaagatgagcgcatctttcttccggcgtaacgtatctccgatacgttacgccactgtgactttgggcgcaagttctgtattcagaaagaacttgcgcccttagttacggcggcgtaacgtatatgttgcggcgtaaggccacctaattcaaatggggatgttgggggcgtgttgtatttaaattttacttgaccaaAGACGTATTGGATTAGACGcaaacgtaaattatgtccagccctattcgcgaacggcttacacaaacgacgtaaaattttcaaaactcggcgtttcgtgataggtcacttcgtctcggggcacTAGtgaccccgagacgaagtgacctatcacgaaacgtgtcgggcggagcgagcgacgtgctgacgtcatcccccTCATCGCTGTACTCTCAACATGAGTGGCTTTCCTGGAAActtccggccggcgttacaggccaaatgcaATTTATGtctactcaaatgtgagtgttttaccTGCTTTTTCTAGCTTTTAAATAAATCATCtctggttttatgctatgtggagccttttgtttcttttatatACCCGCTGTTGAGCCCTGTATGAACATAAATCCTGCCGTGGACACATCAATCTCCAGTCCCAGTGGTATTGTTACAACATGATCTAGCCCCCATAGAGGAGCGATATGCTGAGTTTGGTCCGGTAGGACCTTggtttctggtaagcagattcatattcggtggtggattcacacaTGGTGATCAGGATCAATTATCTGGAATATGCACGGGTGTTTTCTTTCATGTGAATTTTTCACTGACTTTTATATTTATTCAGACTCATTCATGGACTTTGGGCTTTTATGTCTGAATCACTTTACATTcctatttgttttttatgtttaatttataTTACTCATGAGAATTTTTATGGTGCTGTGAGCAATTTATTGATTAGCACACTCAGGGCTTACTGATGCCTCACCTACCCAGAATTGGGTGGTTTTGGCCTCTTGGTTCTGGGATATTAGCACACCTGCTATAAATTGTCGGAGTGTTATCAAGGTCATATATGATACACGAGTTAGGGCTGATGCCCACACATGTTTGTTCTGCACATGATTCAAACATtattggtttagcgcaattattttccttttttccatatcttttgtttatatacacctaattgctgcttattaatcctaTCCTTGCATTTAACTCAGCGCAGTTGTTCCCAAATCTTTctttatacgccgaaaaaagcctaactaaaacgacgtaaaaaaatgcgccggtgggaggtacgtttctgaatcggcgtaaataccaaattagcatattcctcccgtaactatacggaagcgccacctagcggccagcgtgattatgcagcctaagatacgacggtgtaagacacttacaccagtcggatgttagggatatctatgcgtaactgattctctgaatcaggcgcatagatacgaccgaccgcactcagagatacaccggcgtatcaggagatacgccgtcgtatctcgtttctgaatccggcccaatctgTCTTATCAGCAAGGCGCGTTTCTTTGGAAAATTTATCCACATTTGTATCTACATTTTTACTAGGGTTGGCCCGATACgacttttttaagactgagtacaagtaccgatactttttttccaagtattagccgataccgaatactgatactttttttatgtcatgcgacagttgcacatgtgtcagtatttttttttttacaattttttgttatttttttacaatactttcttAGGGGGGAGTGGataatgtcagtgtgttt comes from Rana temporaria chromosome 2, aRanTem1.1, whole genome shotgun sequence and encodes:
- the LOC120928178 gene encoding olfactory receptor-like protein I9 — its product is MEKVNLTSGFTLLAFSDLHYNHGVLFSTLVVIYALTWTANLLLISSIILSAQLHTPMYFFLVNLSVVDFSFSTMTVPKLLSCILRGGTSISFHGCFLQMFFFVLLGTTENFLLSVMAFDRYLAVCTPLRYLSLMNDKVMLTMNISCWVASCLHSILYTYTLSQLKYCEDRLIHHFFCDVTSLLKLSCSNTSLAELLIYTEGSMVITIPFLLILISYVAIASAIVKIKTSSSRSKAFSSCSSHLMVISLFYGTIIFIYIRPPSNYSSQYDRIVSMAYTIITPMLNPFIYSLRNQDVKQAMKKLIMQCFSFS